A single region of the Chryseobacterium sp. 6424 genome encodes:
- a CDS encoding M1 family metallopeptidase: MKKGFLLMLCFAYGLFSAQQGPYYQQYAKYKMDIDVDAANFTYKGNQTITYTNNSPDELKVVYFHLYWNAFRPGSMMDQRVQNQGKNGDSRLQRDGISRLASIPEGEEGAQNIRWIRQNGRDLKFEIQETIMKVVLNTPLKPNSSTTFTMEWDAVIPHQIRRAGRNNREGIDMTMTQWYPKIAEYDYDGWATFDYIGREFHAPFADFDVTIKIDKDYVIGAGGTLENPSEVKGYQANASVKSDNRNKATWRWTAKNLLDFAWAADRDYTVEEFTILDGPKVYYVYQKSERTALWEQTKPYVTKFFQLMNATFGRYVYPSYSFIQGGDGGMEYGMCTMILGEGRSLEGLVGLMVHEGGHSYNQQILAYNESVRPWMDEGFTSYYDDYVMHQLFPPAEPVANPFVGSIKSYVNFTKTGKEEPAVWLADHHDNGSAYSIASYVKGDLFLVQLGYIMGEQNLSLVMKEFYNQWKLKHPTDRDFMHIAQKISGMDLKWFHHYWINTTKTIDYAIKNIEYGPESTTITLENKGQIPMPIDFSVMTKEKKVINYHIPLNMTHTWKTKDIYGDFSTLAYWPWTQKEYRVTVPYTKSQLSAVGIDFSQRMADVNPEDNFVETDKDPKPKAK; the protein is encoded by the coding sequence ATGAAGAAAGGCTTTCTTTTAATGCTCTGTTTTGCTTACGGATTGTTTTCGGCGCAGCAAGGTCCTTATTATCAGCAATATGCCAAATATAAGATGGATATTGATGTAGATGCGGCAAATTTCACATACAAAGGCAACCAAACCATCACTTATACCAATAATTCACCAGATGAACTGAAGGTGGTTTACTTCCATCTTTATTGGAATGCCTTCCGGCCTGGCTCTATGATGGACCAAAGAGTACAGAATCAGGGGAAAAACGGGGATTCCCGGTTGCAGCGTGACGGTATTTCGCGCCTAGCCTCGATCCCAGAAGGTGAAGAAGGCGCCCAGAATATCCGTTGGATCAGACAGAATGGTAGGGACCTGAAGTTTGAAATCCAGGAAACCATCATGAAAGTGGTGCTTAACACACCTTTGAAACCCAATTCATCCACAACTTTTACAATGGAATGGGATGCGGTAATTCCGCACCAAATTCGCCGTGCAGGCAGAAATAACCGTGAAGGGATTGATATGACCATGACGCAGTGGTACCCTAAAATCGCTGAGTATGACTATGATGGCTGGGCTACATTCGATTATATCGGCAGAGAGTTCCATGCACCGTTTGCTGATTTTGACGTGACCATTAAAATTGACAAAGATTACGTAATTGGTGCCGGCGGAACATTAGAGAATCCTTCTGAAGTTAAAGGATACCAAGCTAACGCATCTGTTAAATCTGATAACAGGAACAAAGCTACATGGCGCTGGACGGCTAAAAACTTGCTTGATTTCGCCTGGGCAGCCGACCGCGACTATACCGTAGAGGAGTTTACAATCTTAGACGGTCCGAAAGTATATTACGTATATCAGAAATCTGAGCGTACCGCACTTTGGGAACAGACAAAACCCTATGTCACCAAATTCTTTCAGTTGATGAATGCGACCTTTGGTCGTTACGTTTATCCATCATACTCCTTTATACAAGGCGGCGACGGCGGTATGGAGTATGGGATGTGCACGATGATTCTGGGTGAAGGCCGCTCACTGGAAGGTTTAGTAGGCCTCATGGTGCATGAAGGCGGGCACTCATACAACCAGCAGATCCTGGCATATAATGAAAGCGTAAGACCTTGGATGGATGAGGGGTTCACCAGTTATTACGATGATTATGTGATGCATCAACTTTTTCCACCGGCAGAGCCAGTGGCAAACCCGTTTGTAGGCTCCATTAAATCTTATGTGAATTTTACCAAGACAGGTAAAGAAGAACCGGCGGTTTGGCTGGCAGACCATCATGATAACGGCAGCGCCTATTCGATCGCGTCTTACGTAAAAGGAGACCTTTTCCTAGTGCAACTTGGGTACATCATGGGCGAGCAAAATCTTTCTTTAGTAATGAAAGAATTTTACAATCAATGGAAGTTGAAACACCCGACAGACCGTGATTTTATGCATATCGCACAGAAAATTTCCGGGATGGACCTGAAGTGGTTTCATCATTATTGGATCAACACCACCAAAACCATCGATTATGCCATTAAAAATATAGAATATGGCCCCGAATCCACGACTATTACCCTGGAAAATAAAGGGCAAATCCCGATGCCGATAGATTTCTCGGTGATGACAAAGGAGAAGAAAGTGATCAATTACCATATCCCGTTGAACATGACGCATACCTGGAAGACCAAAGACATCTACGGAGATTTCTCTACGCTTGCTTATTGGCCCTGGACCCAGAAAGAATATCGCGTGACCGTTCCTTACACAAAATCTCAACTTTCTGCCGTAGGCATAGATTTCTCTCAACGTATGGCCGATGTGAACCCTGAGGATAATTTTGTAGAAACAGATAAAGATCCGAAACCGAAAGCGAAATAG
- a CDS encoding type III pantothenate kinase, producing MTTIVINIGNTNIRFGLFNDDTCEISWILNTKPYRTSDELMIQFMMMYQTHKIDAEKVDRIIIGSVVPQLTHDVGRAMQKIHGKKPVVVDRNTPSDVQPKSRQMGTDIYANLVAAHHLYPNRKKIIFDFGTALTASCIDEHGETLGVIIAPGIITSLNSLIHDTAQLPEIELVKPKQVLGLDTVSCMQSGMVYGYLGMVEGFIARINEEVQDNCYVIATGGVSHVYKPLTEKIHMADRLHTLKGLYFLGESASQ from the coding sequence ATGACCACGATTGTAATCAACATTGGGAATACGAATATCCGTTTCGGACTTTTTAATGACGATACCTGCGAAATTTCCTGGATTCTCAATACCAAACCTTATCGTACCAGTGATGAGCTGATGATTCAGTTCATGATGATGTATCAGACTCATAAGATTGATGCTGAGAAGGTCGATAGGATCATTATCGGTTCCGTAGTCCCACAGCTCACCCATGATGTTGGCAGGGCCATGCAGAAAATTCATGGTAAAAAGCCTGTAGTTGTAGACAGGAATACACCTTCCGATGTACAGCCCAAATCACGGCAAATGGGTACGGATATTTACGCAAATCTGGTAGCCGCACACCACCTTTACCCTAACAGGAAGAAGATTATCTTTGATTTCGGTACTGCACTTACCGCAAGCTGTATTGATGAGCACGGAGAAACACTGGGAGTCATTATCGCCCCCGGCATCATCACTTCATTAAACTCCCTGATCCATGATACTGCCCAACTGCCGGAAATTGAATTGGTGAAACCGAAACAAGTGCTGGGATTAGATACGGTTTCATGCATGCAAAGCGGCATGGTATACGGTTATTTGGGGATGGTAGAAGGTTTTATAGCGCGTATTAATGAAGAAGTGCAAGACAATTGCTATGTCATCGCTACCGGCGGTGTTTCGCACGTTTATAAGCCACTTACCGAAAAAATTCACATGGCTGATCGCCTGCATACGCTGAAAGGACTCTACTTTTTAGGTGAATCTGCTTCTCAATGA
- a CDS encoding nucleoside deaminase, with translation MFTDEYFMKIALQEAYHALEKDEVPIGSIIVSNNRIIAKAHNLTEALNDVTAHAEMQAITSAANYLGGKYLQNCTLYVTMEPCVMCSGALSWSQISKVIIGARDQQRGFINKNLSLHPKTEIVLGILEDECSQLVKDFFKSKR, from the coding sequence ATGTTTACGGATGAATATTTTATGAAGATTGCGCTACAGGAAGCCTATCATGCACTAGAGAAAGACGAGGTACCGATTGGTAGCATCATCGTATCAAACAACAGAATTATCGCCAAAGCCCACAATCTTACTGAAGCACTAAATGATGTTACAGCCCACGCGGAAATGCAGGCCATTACTTCGGCAGCCAACTATCTGGGTGGTAAGTATCTGCAAAACTGCACGCTTTATGTAACTATGGAGCCTTGCGTGATGTGCAGCGGGGCACTCAGTTGGTCGCAAATCTCGAAAGTAATAATTGGCGCACGGGACCAACAGCGCGGCTTCATCAATAAAAACCTGTCACTTCACCCAAAAACCGAAATTGTACTGGGCATTTTAGAGGACGAATGTTCACAATTGGTGAAAGATTTCTTCAAAAGTAAAAGATGA
- a CDS encoding energy transducer TonB — protein MAAQQNEEFRATKQFFDYQRLMLDREFRKKYDKEPADRKPAIRKDYTEFMQKLDSIENTAYINTLIKVKNREDLARIQGEQLPNLSLKNPDRQSLDYEAQYPGGLGILRTQIADLFYHDAILPEAKTFKTQLVFVVDRDGSITEVQAEGDHSTFNRQAEIAMYLLPNKFTPAKLNGTPVRYRFRLPISMDLE, from the coding sequence TTGGCAGCGCAACAAAACGAAGAGTTCCGTGCCACCAAACAGTTCTTTGACTATCAGCGGCTGATGCTCGACAGAGAGTTCCGGAAAAAATACGACAAAGAACCCGCAGACCGCAAACCTGCCATTAGGAAAGACTATACCGAGTTCATGCAGAAACTCGACAGCATAGAAAACACCGCCTACATCAATACCTTGATTAAAGTGAAAAACCGGGAAGACTTAGCCCGAATACAAGGGGAGCAACTACCAAATCTTTCTTTAAAAAACCCCGACAGGCAATCGCTTGATTACGAAGCGCAATACCCAGGTGGCCTGGGGATTTTGCGTACACAGATCGCTGATTTATTTTATCATGACGCCATACTGCCCGAAGCAAAAACATTTAAGACACAGTTGGTATTTGTGGTGGACCGCGATGGCAGCATCACCGAAGTCCAGGCAGAAGGAGATCATTCTACATTTAACCGGCAAGCTGAAATTGCCATGTATCTGCTGCCAAACAAATTTACACCGGCCAAACTTAACGGCACACCAGTCCGCTATCGGTTCCGGCTTCCGATAAGTATGGATTTGGAGTAG
- a CDS encoding SUF system Fe-S cluster assembly protein, which translates to MTYTDDQIADIGENIIKQLKTVYDPEIPVDIYELGLIYDVQISEEGDVKVIMTLTTPNCPVAESLPAEVREKVSEVEGVREVDLELTFEPSWNKDMMSEEARFELGMF; encoded by the coding sequence ATGACTTATACAGACGATCAGATAGCCGATATTGGCGAAAATATTATCAAACAGCTGAAAACGGTATATGACCCGGAGATTCCTGTTGACATATACGAACTTGGGCTTATTTATGACGTACAGATTTCTGAGGAGGGCGATGTAAAGGTAATTATGACTTTAACTACCCCCAACTGTCCTGTGGCCGAAAGCTTACCGGCTGAGGTGCGCGAAAAAGTATCGGAAGTGGAAGGCGTACGCGAAGTAGATCTGGAGCTTACCTTCGAACCCAGCTGGAATAAGGATATGATGAGCGAGGAAGCCCGCTTTGAACTGGGGATGTTTTAA
- a CDS encoding ribonuclease H-like domain-containing protein: MLHHIPLEKVLFLDIETVPQYSNWEDIGEAGQTLWDKKTKVQRREDYTAEAFYAERGGIMAEFGKIICISVGMLDKSEKLLIKSFYGDDEAKLLDEFGQIFNRPKLRDVILCAHNGKEFDFPWIARRFIINGMQPPVPFQMFGKKPWEIPHLDTMELWKFGDYKSYISLELLAHVFQIPTPKDDIDGSMVASIYHIEKDLFRIVQYCEKDVLTLANIFRRMRQEPLLQRLE, from the coding sequence ATGCTGCATCATATTCCGCTGGAAAAAGTATTATTTCTCGATATAGAGACCGTTCCGCAATACAGCAATTGGGAAGATATTGGTGAGGCGGGACAAACGCTTTGGGACAAAAAGACCAAGGTGCAGCGCCGGGAAGATTACACTGCCGAAGCCTTCTATGCTGAACGTGGCGGCATTATGGCAGAGTTCGGCAAGATCATCTGCATCAGTGTAGGGATGTTAGATAAAAGCGAAAAACTGCTGATCAAAAGCTTCTATGGAGATGATGAAGCCAAACTTTTGGACGAGTTTGGACAGATTTTTAACCGGCCGAAGCTTCGGGATGTGATCTTGTGTGCCCACAACGGTAAAGAGTTCGATTTCCCGTGGATAGCGCGGCGTTTCATAATCAACGGAATGCAGCCACCGGTACCCTTCCAGATGTTTGGTAAAAAACCCTGGGAAATCCCACATTTGGACACGATGGAACTGTGGAAATTCGGTGATTACAAATCTTATATCTCGCTTGAATTACTTGCGCACGTCTTCCAGATCCCAACACCGAAAGATGACATAGATGGCTCAATGGTAGCATCAATCTATCATATAGAAAAAGACTTATTTAGAATTGTTCAATATTGTGAAAAAGATGTGTTAACTTTGGCAAACATATTCCGCCGGATGCGACAAGAACCTCTTCTGCAACGGCTGGAATAA
- a CDS encoding cytochrome C, which produces MTNPSIQELKKAVFSSSILVIIFTVSCTPKPKVVEDSKTLSAEHLAMGKTIFENSCARCHDLPNPAAYSAQDWVGIMNSMAPKAKLTDEQHELTYNYVVSVRKAQETKTE; this is translated from the coding sequence ATGACCAATCCTAGTATCCAAGAACTAAAGAAAGCCGTCTTCTCATCATCAATTTTAGTGATCATCTTCACTGTATCGTGTACGCCGAAACCTAAGGTAGTAGAGGACAGCAAAACCCTGTCCGCCGAACACCTGGCGATGGGAAAAACTATTTTTGAAAACTCCTGCGCGCGCTGCCATGATTTGCCAAATCCCGCTGCTTACTCCGCCCAGGATTGGGTAGGTATTATGAACAGTATGGCGCCAAAAGCCAAGTTGACAGATGAACAACATGAATTGACTTATAATTATGTAGTTTCTGTACGAAAAGCACAGGAAACCAAAACAGAGTAA
- the meaB gene encoding methylmalonyl Co-A mutase-associated GTPase MeaB yields MTSFSIPQLVQGILSGNKRLLAKGITLIESKKSEHRQLADELLHEILPHTGSSVRVGITGVPGAGKSTFIENYGKLLLENGKKVAVLAIDPSSSINKGSILGDKTRMEELAKEVNAFIRPSPSSGFLGGVANTTFETMLLCEAAGYDYILIETVGVGQSEVLVADLTDVFLFLKVIGTGDELQGIKRGIMEMVDVVFINKVEENNLLKAKNTKTELLRALHFLPEKEKGWKVPVLLGSALNNEGLNEIYQKVNEFVNLKNANGTFLKVREQQAEKRFDYWVHEYILQKARSENSDEFYQKHKKNASSLASNPSSEAKKFVERLLGKPATE; encoded by the coding sequence ATGACATCTTTTTCAATACCACAACTTGTACAGGGGATCCTTAGCGGTAACAAACGGTTGCTTGCCAAAGGCATCACGCTGATTGAAAGTAAAAAAAGCGAGCACCGCCAGCTCGCTGATGAGCTTTTGCATGAAATACTGCCACATACAGGAAGTTCGGTAAGGGTAGGTATTACCGGCGTACCGGGCGCGGGTAAATCAACATTCATTGAAAATTATGGTAAACTTCTGCTTGAAAATGGCAAGAAAGTAGCTGTTCTGGCCATAGATCCCAGTTCATCGATTAATAAAGGCTCTATCTTGGGTGATAAGACGCGTATGGAAGAGCTGGCCAAAGAAGTCAACGCGTTCATCAGACCTTCCCCAAGTTCAGGATTTTTGGGTGGTGTCGCAAATACTACTTTTGAAACCATGCTGCTCTGCGAGGCTGCGGGATATGATTATATCCTGATAGAAACCGTCGGTGTGGGCCAAAGTGAAGTGTTGGTAGCAGATCTTACCGATGTGTTCCTGTTTCTGAAAGTCATTGGCACGGGTGATGAACTGCAGGGAATAAAACGTGGGATCATGGAAATGGTGGATGTCGTCTTCATAAATAAGGTTGAAGAAAACAACCTGCTGAAAGCTAAGAATACAAAAACAGAACTGCTGCGGGCGCTACATTTTCTGCCCGAAAAGGAAAAAGGATGGAAGGTACCGGTGCTGCTGGGCTCAGCTTTGAACAATGAAGGTTTGAATGAAATCTATCAAAAAGTGAATGAATTTGTTAACCTAAAAAACGCAAATGGCACTTTTTTAAAAGTACGTGAGCAGCAGGCTGAAAAACGTTTTGATTATTGGGTCCACGAGTATATCCTACAGAAGGCTCGAAGTGAAAACTCGGATGAATTTTACCAGAAGCACAAAAAAAATGCTTCATCCCTGGCATCTAATCCCAGTTCTGAAGCAAAAAAGTTTGTCGAACGTCTTTTAGGCAAACCGGCTACGGAGTAA
- a CDS encoding DUF4251 domain-containing protein, with translation MMKNLTLYLSVMMLMLLSACGSTTNIPREKVNALLQSGEFTFMAQRAVPTNFDVVNVMNSLPNSSSTRMLQLDYGYTIRLKSNELLVELPYFGRMYTPSYDTSKNSYRFTSKDFSLVQAEGKKGSRIYTISPNDNNEVRRIIIEVFANGKAYVSIDSNDRQPISYDGYIMENPVTP, from the coding sequence ATGATGAAAAACCTAACCTTATATTTATCAGTCATGATGCTGATGCTTTTATCAGCCTGTGGGTCAACCACTAACATCCCGCGAGAAAAAGTAAATGCACTTTTACAGTCCGGGGAGTTTACTTTTATGGCACAGCGCGCCGTTCCTACCAATTTTGATGTAGTGAATGTAATGAATTCTTTACCGAACTCAAGTTCCACACGGATGCTTCAGTTGGATTATGGCTATACAATCCGTCTAAAGAGTAATGAGTTACTGGTTGAATTGCCTTACTTTGGCAGAATGTACACCCCAAGTTATGATACCAGTAAAAACTCTTACCGCTTTACTTCTAAAGATTTTTCGCTAGTGCAGGCCGAGGGTAAGAAAGGAAGCCGCATCTATACCATCTCTCCTAACGACAACAATGAGGTGCGACGTATAATTATCGAAGTTTTCGCTAACGGCAAAGCCTATGTATCGATAGATTCGAACGACCGGCAACCTATTTCCTATGATGGGTATATCATGGAGAACCCTGTTACTCCGTAG
- a CDS encoding M48 family metallopeptidase, whose protein sequence is MKNVNKLLGIGFLSLTMLACTTNPITGRKSLQIANDQEISAMALQQYRETLSKSKVISGTSAANSVKNVGARIKNAANNYYRSIGRADDMNNYQWEFNLIDDKQVNAWCMPGGKVAVYTGILPITKNDTGLAVVMGHEISHALAGHGNERISQAMAAQYGGAILGGVTSGQMATIFQQVYPIGAQVALLKYGRAQELEADEMGLYLMAMAGYDPRQAQPFWERMEASSAGNRPPEFLSTHPSPESRRSDIQKRLPKALEYYKAAGGKI, encoded by the coding sequence ATGAAAAACGTAAATAAACTATTAGGGATCGGGTTTTTGTCGCTTACCATGTTGGCATGTACTACAAACCCGATTACCGGCAGAAAATCTCTACAGATAGCCAACGATCAGGAGATTTCGGCTATGGCATTACAGCAATACCGCGAAACGTTATCAAAATCTAAAGTAATATCCGGCACCAGCGCCGCAAACAGTGTGAAAAATGTAGGCGCTAGAATTAAAAATGCAGCCAATAATTATTACCGAAGCATTGGTCGGGCTGATGATATGAACAACTATCAGTGGGAATTTAATCTTATTGATGATAAACAAGTTAATGCCTGGTGTATGCCCGGCGGAAAAGTAGCTGTATATACCGGCATATTACCCATTACCAAAAATGATACTGGTTTAGCAGTGGTTATGGGCCACGAAATTTCTCACGCGCTCGCAGGTCACGGCAATGAAAGAATTTCCCAGGCCATGGCTGCGCAGTATGGTGGCGCCATCTTAGGAGGGGTAACAAGTGGCCAGATGGCTACCATCTTTCAACAGGTTTACCCTATCGGAGCACAGGTCGCATTGTTAAAATATGGCCGTGCACAGGAACTGGAAGCCGATGAAATGGGACTTTATCTAATGGCAATGGCCGGATATGATCCACGGCAGGCGCAACCGTTCTGGGAAAGGATGGAGGCCTCAAGTGCCGGTAACAGACCTCCGGAGTTCTTATCAACCCACCCAAGTCCTGAAAGTCGACGTTCAGACATTCAAAAAAGGCTTCCAAAAGCATTAGAGTATTATAAAGCCGCAGGCGGTAAAATATAG